One region of Oxalobacteraceae sp. CFBP 8761 genomic DNA includes:
- a CDS encoding BPSL0067 family protein, producing the protein MAYFIYSGDVEKLNGRAPFSDGECVALVQATTSVGHTSRWRPGPRVVDLSYLNPGTVIANFVFDKQGNGRFPNQHGYHAALFVDFCGRGVSSTTAKNIRVMDQWRTRIPNTVRQREIVARGKSKAQGNAYSDSDNADQFYVVVSK; encoded by the coding sequence ATGGCCTATTTCATATATTCTGGGGACGTGGAAAAACTAAACGGTCGCGCACCATTTTCAGACGGCGAGTGTGTAGCACTTGTGCAGGCAACGACAAGTGTTGGGCATACGAGCCGATGGAGGCCAGGACCTCGCGTAGTCGACCTGAGCTATTTGAATCCGGGAACTGTGATCGCAAACTTCGTATTCGACAAGCAGGGTAATGGACGCTTCCCGAATCAGCATGGATACCATGCAGCGCTGTTCGTGGATTTTTGCGGGAGGGGCGTGTCGAGCACCACAGCAAAAAACATACGGGTCATGGACCAGTGGCGCACGCGCATCCCAAATACCGTCAGGCAGCGGGAAATCGTCGCGCGGGGCAAAAGTAAGGCCCAAGGAAATGCCTATTCCGACTCAGATAACGCAGACCAGTTCTACGTGGTGGTTTCCAAATGA
- the murI gene encoding glutamate racemase — protein sequence MFDSGVGGLSVLRHIQAQLPHEHLLYVADSGYAPYGDKPEALVIARVLAIADFLIAQGAKALVVACNTATVAAVRVLRETHPGMPVVGVEPGLKPAAALTRNGKVGVLATERTLRGAKFLQLREQIHRDTGVDFLLQPCVGLADQIEFGEIESSVTTAMLERFIAPLLAQDADTLVLGCTHYPLVRGAIERLLVDAGRGDVALVDTGDAVARQLARLLVAGGLARDVGSDALPAGLTGYTTASAAALTAAFRSLLGIDPPVYAVDIAEPQAPSASTCN from the coding sequence ATGTTCGACTCGGGCGTCGGCGGTCTCTCGGTGCTGCGCCACATCCAGGCGCAGCTGCCGCATGAACACCTGCTGTATGTCGCCGATTCCGGCTATGCACCGTATGGCGACAAGCCGGAAGCGCTGGTCATTGCGCGCGTGCTGGCGATTGCTGATTTTCTGATTGCGCAAGGTGCGAAGGCTCTGGTGGTGGCGTGTAATACGGCCACCGTGGCGGCCGTGCGCGTGCTGCGTGAGACGCATCCGGGGATGCCGGTCGTTGGGGTGGAACCGGGGTTGAAGCCGGCTGCTGCCTTGACCCGCAATGGCAAGGTGGGCGTGCTGGCCACCGAGCGCACGCTGCGCGGCGCCAAGTTCCTGCAACTGCGTGAACAGATCCATCGCGATACGGGCGTCGACTTCCTGCTGCAGCCGTGCGTGGGCCTGGCCGACCAGATCGAATTCGGCGAGATTGAATCGAGCGTCACGACGGCCATGCTGGAGCGCTTCATTGCGCCGCTGCTGGCGCAGGATGCCGATACGCTGGTGCTGGGCTGCACGCACTATCCGCTGGTGCGTGGAGCGATTGAGCGGCTGCTGGTGGATGCGGGGCGTGGTGATGTCGCGCTGGTGGATACAGGGGACGCTGTGGCGCGGCAACTGGCGCGTTTGCTGGTGGCTGGTGGGCTGGCGCGGGATGTTGGTTCGGATGCCCTGCCAGCTGGCCTGACGGGCTATACGACGGCCAGTGCGGCGGCGCTGACGGCGGCGTTTCGCAGCCTGCTGGGGATCGATCCGCCTGTGTACGCGGTCGACATTGCCGAGCCGCAAGCACCCTCTGCTTCGACATGCAATTAA
- a CDS encoding fumarate hydratase yields MATVITQDDLIESVAAALQYISYYHPADYIQHLARAYEAEQSPAAKDAIAQILTNSRMCAEGKRPICQDTGIVNVFLKIGMGVRFEGFTGTVTDAVNEGVRRAYNFADNKLRASIVADPHFERKNTKDNTPAVVHMELVEGETVDVKVAAKGGGSENKTKFVMLNPSDSLVDWVLKTVPLMGAGWCPPGMLGIGIGGTAEKAMLMAKESLMEDIDMYELRQRGPNNKLEELRIELCDKINALGIGAQGLGGLTTVLDVKINMYPTHAASKPVAMIPNCAATRHAHFVLDGSGPVYIEPPALSSWPDVNWTPDTQKSKRVDLNTLTKEEVASWQPGQTLLLNGKMLTGRDAAHKRIQDMLAKGESLPVDFTNRVIYYVGPVDPVGDEVVGPAGPTTATRMDKFTDMMLEQTGLISMIGKAERGPAAIESIKKHQSAYLMAVGGSAYLVSKAIKSATVVGFADLGMEAIYEFDVTDMPVTVAVDSTGTSVHTTGPKEWSAKIESLRGVPINVA; encoded by the coding sequence ATGGCAACCGTGATTACCCAAGACGACCTGATCGAATCGGTCGCGGCAGCACTGCAGTACATCAGCTACTACCACCCTGCGGATTACATCCAGCACCTGGCGCGCGCCTACGAGGCCGAGCAGAGCCCGGCCGCCAAGGATGCGATCGCCCAGATCCTGACCAATTCGCGCATGTGCGCCGAAGGCAAGCGCCCGATCTGCCAGGACACCGGCATCGTCAACGTGTTCCTGAAAATCGGCATGGGCGTGCGCTTCGAGGGATTCACGGGCACCGTCACGGACGCCGTCAACGAAGGCGTGCGCCGCGCCTACAACTTCGCCGACAACAAGCTGCGCGCTTCGATCGTCGCGGACCCGCATTTCGAGCGCAAGAACACCAAGGACAACACCCCGGCCGTGGTCCACATGGAGCTGGTCGAGGGCGAGACCGTCGACGTGAAAGTCGCGGCCAAGGGTGGCGGCTCGGAAAATAAAACCAAGTTCGTCATGCTCAACCCGTCCGACTCGCTGGTCGACTGGGTGCTGAAAACCGTGCCGCTGATGGGCGCGGGCTGGTGCCCGCCGGGCATGCTCGGCATCGGCATCGGCGGCACCGCCGAGAAGGCGATGCTGATGGCCAAAGAGTCGCTGATGGAAGACATCGACATGTACGAGCTGCGTCAGCGCGGCCCGAACAACAAACTCGAAGAGCTGCGCATCGAGCTGTGCGACAAGATCAACGCGCTGGGCATCGGCGCGCAGGGCCTGGGCGGCCTGACGACCGTCCTGGACGTGAAGATCAATATGTACCCGACCCACGCGGCCTCCAAGCCCGTGGCGATGATCCCGAACTGCGCCGCCACGCGCCACGCGCACTTCGTGCTGGACGGCTCGGGGCCGGTCTACATCGAACCGCCTGCGCTGTCGAGCTGGCCTGATGTGAACTGGACGCCGGACACGCAGAAATCCAAGCGCGTCGACCTTAACACGCTGACCAAAGAAGAAGTCGCTTCGTGGCAGCCGGGCCAGACGCTGCTGCTCAACGGCAAAATGCTGACGGGCCGCGACGCCGCGCACAAGCGCATCCAGGACATGCTGGCCAAGGGCGAATCGCTGCCAGTGGACTTCACCAACCGCGTGATCTATTACGTCGGCCCGGTCGACCCGGTCGGCGACGAAGTGGTCGGCCCGGCTGGCCCGACGACCGCCACGCGCATGGACAAGTTCACCGACATGATGCTCGAGCAGACCGGTCTGATCTCGATGATCGGCAAGGCCGAGCGCGGCCCGGCCGCAATCGAGTCGATCAAGAAGCACCAGTCGGCGTACCTGATGGCGGTCGGCGGCTCGGCGTATCTGGTCTCGAAAGCGATCAAGTCGGCCACCGTCGTCGGCTTTGCGGACCTGGGCATGGAAGCGATCTACGAGTTCGACGTGACCGACATGCCAGTGACCGTCGCCGTCGATTCGACCGGCACGTCGGTCCACACGACCGGCCCGAAGGAATGGTCGGCCAAGATCGAATCGCTGCGCGGCGTGCCGATCAACGTCGCATAA
- a CDS encoding TIGR00645 family protein: protein MSSLPPNQPFRKLSPLNSLIFSSRWLQLPLYLGLILAQCVYVFHFWVELVDLIGAAMGNADSLKHIIDAVSVPGATRPTRLNETIIMLVVLGLIDVVMISNLLIMVIIGGYETFVSRMHLDGHPDQPEWLSHVNASVLKTKLAMAIIGISSIHLLKTFINASSYDVKTLFFQTLIHFAFLLSAMAIAYTDRIVMSTHNDKHA, encoded by the coding sequence ATGTCGTCTCTGCCGCCGAACCAGCCTTTTCGCAAGCTGTCGCCCCTCAATTCGCTGATTTTCTCGAGCCGCTGGCTGCAACTGCCGCTCTACCTGGGCCTGATCCTGGCCCAGTGCGTCTACGTCTTTCACTTCTGGGTCGAACTCGTCGACCTGATCGGCGCCGCCATGGGCAACGCCGATTCGCTCAAACACATCATCGATGCCGTCAGCGTTCCGGGCGCTACTCGCCCTACCCGGCTCAATGAAACCATCATCATGCTGGTCGTGCTCGGCCTGATCGATGTGGTGATGATCTCGAACCTGCTGATCATGGTGATCATCGGGGGTTATGAGACGTTCGTGTCGCGCATGCATCTGGATGGTCACCCGGACCAGCCAGAATGGTTGTCGCACGTGAACGCGTCGGTCCTGAAGACCAAGCTGGCGATGGCGATCATCGGCATTTCGTCGATTCATCTGCTCAAGACCTTCATCAACGCGTCGTCATACGATGTGAAGACGCTGTTCTTCCAGACCCTGATCCACTTCGCGTTCCTGCTCTCGGCCATGGCGATTGCCTACACCGACCGCATCGTGATGAGCACGCACAACGACAAGCACGCTTAA